From a region of the Catharus ustulatus isolate bCatUst1 chromosome 11, bCatUst1.pri.v2, whole genome shotgun sequence genome:
- the LOC117001555 gene encoding uncharacterized protein LOC117001555: MPALLLPVAAALLALLGAGRAAAPGAWALLKRWALGCLLLCLGSCRQRAAAGTAEPRRPRPLRADPHALDSLYFTGFAESNRTFVIARLARRPAGLCEMWLFLRLDGIGEFEHPQHPNMMVRDESKEIWSGGGLTMEYLEPRMCWKINFDGLLRKGSYRQQWSEEEGELVAVKFSLQWENSTDVFNFNVDSNPSTFARALAQEPWTIELFQRVKKQREQHFRHEQWGQSVGEIEIENYGKTELALKGARSHSYGVRNWAEIQRYVMILAHFEDGTAAHLTVINMPATTTHLTVGYVFFPDGRKAGIEWSNASLAGLAEDGVIQDEYGVSFTAGGESFDVSAALDKQACPVVYNGLTGSGVFHECIADFHLNGLTPGWGLVEFYYRDEPAQPVPNLQLGSQTCT; encoded by the exons AtgccggcgctgctgctgcccgtGGCCGCGGCGCTGCTGgcgctgctcggggccggccgagcggccgctcccggtgcctgggCGCTGCTGAAGCGCTGGGCCCTgggctgcctcctgctctgcctcggCTCCTGCAGGCAGCGAGCGGCCGCAGGCACCGCCGAGCCGCGCCGGCCGCGCCCGCTCCGCGCCGACCCCCAT gcaCTGGATTCCTTGTATTTCACGGGCTTTGCAGAGAGCAACAGGACCTTTGTGATTGCTCGGCTGGCCAGACGCCCTGCTGGCCTCTGTGAGATGTGGCTCTTCCTGAGGCTGGATGGGATAGGAGAGTTTGAA CACCCACAGCATCCAAACATGATGGTGAGAGACGAATCCAAAGAGATCTGGAGTGGAGGAGGACTCACTATGGAATACCTGGAGCCCCGGATGTGCTGGAAGATAAATTTTGATGGATTACTCAG GAAAGGATCCTACAGACAGCAGTGGagtgaagaggaaggagaactTGTAGCAGTTAAATTCTCTTTGCA GTGGGAGAACTCCACAGATGTTTTTAACTTTAATGTTGACAGTAACCCCAGCACATTTGCTCGTGCTTTAGCCCAGGAGCCGTGGACCATCGAGCTCTTCCAGAGGGTCAAAAA aCAGAGGGAGCAGCATTTCCGACACGAGCAGTGGGGCCAGTCTGTTGGAGAGattgaaatagaaaattatggaaaaactGAACTTGCCCTCAAAGGTGCTCGGAGCCACTCCTATG gtgtCCGGAACTGGGCTGAGATTCAGCGTTATGTCATGATTTTGGCACACTTTGAA GATGGGACTGCAGCACATTTAACAGTTATTAACATGCCAGCTACCACAACTCA cctcACTGTAGGTTATGTGTTTTTTCCTGATGGGAGGAAGGCTGGCATTGAGTGGTCCAACGcctccctggctgggctggctgaggATGGGGTCATCCAGGATGAATATGGAGTCAGCTTTACTGCTG gTGGTGAGAGCTTTGatgtttctgcagctctggataAGCAGGCCTGCCCTGTGGTGTACAATGGCCTGACAGGGAGTGGAGTTTTCCACGAGTGCATTGCAGATTTCCACCTCAATGGCTTAACACCAGGCTGGGGCCTGGTTGAGTTTTATTACAG GGACGAGCCTGCCCAGCCGGTTCCAAATCTGCAGCTTGGTTCCCAAACCTGCACCTGA